A single region of the Syngnathus acus chromosome 6, fSynAcu1.2, whole genome shotgun sequence genome encodes:
- the fanci gene encoding Fanconi anemia group I protein isoform X3 — translation MKADVDRIISLSNADSSGELQKYLSTLTEGKLTALISNCALKGNTIGKIIKAIFKGSPPGSTDGSKRRLLLYQHCIPLCGSGDLQSEVAADLIGLLMLETHTLVGPCLAQLANLFVEEIKAGKIGNGKSLELFPTVLTALTACETLSYGKGELSGEQYKKQLINSLCSSRWDTQCVIHLTTMFRDVPLSSDELQFVVQKTLRMFSKLDLQEIPPLVYQLLLLSAKGCKKQVLEGIVSYFKQQDLHHQKEQKHGENLDLEVQSIPQDQLRYVEGTVILHIVFALRLDHELGREFLKSVKASFGDFCPFSVAVLLSVTRIQLYEEKVFTLFKGAIIKSFKDEELLQGSKFLQDLVPGHLSVAEMILDTVKSSVFGWDHVTQGLVQLGFFLMDTFGPKPGPFGKPNEGSSTVARTPTQLACKLGGQVLLQGFKMHEAIRGEILEQVLNRLVAKTASPVNHFLDLFSDIVTSAPMILLESSSKVTETFDHLSYLPLPTVQGLLKAIQPLLKVSMSMKDALILVLRKAMFSSQLDGRKSAVTGFLLLLKNFKVLGSLASSQCSQTISSSQIQVDVHSRYNAAANEAFCLEILSSLRRCLGQQADVRLMLYEGFYDVLRRNSQLASSVMQTLFSQLRKYYEPEQDLLPPVKLQPCITANAEQIHLQEPLAHLVGCTVQCLLWLLNMKRSAKIRSDDSDDDDDDDEDEGYQSELQTILDSITKRMIKSEMEDFELDKSAEFSTASSVGVKNNIYAGLVIGLYEVLLEYNFVKGNYSKNAFEELLELFNRYNKLCEILREKSGKGRQLSNKTPRSLLSVRFISTLVTALFRDSSQSREEALNVLRSSGEFVRYALSVAVQKIQQLEDSGVTDGPDGQSSNLMFRFLCEMTSVLMWRYTNVPSAAEDAGKKEKRSSLSQLSLEGLLGIFTTCQQRYPDKMSKLLSFIDNSEDIAESEDCEQMTYSYIRQFQRALFAQLSGGEEEFNSKEAQLLVNILSVLSLQLKPSSQQFTQMITWTVKICKETSVEDSALSKGLLSLLFSLHVLFKSPTSLLLELCQDIHSHLGDIDEDVEVEKQSHFAIVSMKTASTAAMLVLPLVDKVLDEVDWLIGKRKNQLATDKSDPEAATQSAGHQDPVEKAVTLQLGTLLTALNELVQTALQLGTCTITLLRALSRTYTILTTLVKYYIQFCASQSARLPSRFEKLVKLSGSHLTPQCYFFITYVQGGDSSVGGADKKKKKNEVNTAATVRNLY, via the exons ATGAAGGCAGACGTGGACAGAATTATTTCCTTATCCAATGCTGACAGTTCTGGAGAACTTCAGAAATATTTGTCCACTCTCACTGAAGGCAAG TTGACTGCGCTGATTTCCAATTGTGCACTAAAGGGAAATACGATCGGCAAAATTATTAAAGCCATTTTCAAAG GCTCACCACCTGGATCTACTGATGGGTCAAAACGAAGACTCCTGCTTTATCAACATTGCATCCCTCTCTGTGGGTCTGGTGACCTCCAAAGTGAAGTGGCAGCAGATCTCATTGGACTGCTCATGCTGGAG ACGCACACTCTGGTTGGACCCTGTCTTGCACAACTAGCAAATCTATTTGTTGAAGAAATCAAGGCAGGAAAAATAGGCAATGGCAAATCCTTGGAGCTATTTCCTACTGTACTTACTGCCTTGACAGCTTGTGAAACATTGTCGTACGGCAAAG GTGAGCTCAGTGGTGAGCAATACAAGAAACAACTAATCAACAGCCTTTGCTCTAGCAG ATGGGACACACAATGTGTTATCCACCTAACTACAATGTTCAG AGATGTGCCCCTGTCATCGGATGAGTTGCAGTTTGTGGTTCAAAAAACGCTGCGGATGTTCAGCAAGCTCGACCTGCAGGAGATTCCGCCACTTGTTTATCAGTTGCTCTTGCTATCTGCAAAG GGTTGCAAGAAACAGGTCCTCGAGGGAATTGTCAGTTATTTTAAGCAGCAAGACCTTCACCACCAAAAGGAGCAGAAACACGGAGA GAACTTGGATTTAGAAGTTCAATCTATTCCACAGGACCAATTAAGATATGTGGAGGGCACTGTTATTCTCCacattgtttttgctttgaggCTCGACCACGAACTTGGGAGAGAATTCCTGAAAAGCGTCAAG GCTTCCTTTGGGGACTTTTGCCCTTTCAGCGTGGCTGTATTGCTCTCTGTTACACGAATACAGCTCTATGAGGAAAAG GTGTTTACACTTTTCAAGGGGGCAATCATCAAGAGCTTCAAAGATGAGGAGCTACTGCAGGGGTCAAAGTTCTTGCAGGACCTTGTGCCTGGTCACTTAAGTGTCGCTGAGATGATTTTGGACACGGTGaagagcag TGTCTTTGGATGGGATCATGTGACCCAGGGCCTGGTGCAGCTGGGCTTCTTTCTAATGGATACGTTTGGACCTAAACCCGGACCATTTGGAAAGCCCAATGAAGGTTCTTCTACTGTGGCCCGGACCCCCACTCAGCTGGCATGTAAACTTGGAGGTCAGGTACTCCTCCAGGGCTTTAAg ATGCATGAGGCAATCAGAGGCGAGATCCTGGAGCAAGTTCTGAATCGACTGGTCGCAAAGACTGCCTCACCTGTCAATCATTTTTTAG ACCTTTTCTCAGACATTGTAACCTCCGCTCCAATGATATTGCTGGAGTCATCCTCCAAGGTTACCGAGACGTTTGACCATCTGTCATATCTCCCCCTGCCCACTGTACAGGGCTTGCTAAAAGCTATCCAG CCTCTGCTGAAAGTCAGCATGTCCATGAAAGACGCATTGATTCTGGTGCTCCGCAAGGCCATGTTTTCAAG TCAGTTGGATGGACGAAAGTCCGCTGTTACTGGCTTCCTGTTGCTGCTGAAGAACTTCAAAGTGCTTGGCAGCCTGGCCTCCAGTCAGTGCAGCCAGACAATCTCCTCCAGCCAG ATCCAAGTGGATGTTCATTCTCGATATAACGCTGCTGCCAATGAGGCCTTCTGTCTGGAAATCTTGAGCAGCTTGCGCCGTTGCCTTGGCCAGCAGGCTGACGTGCGCCTTATGCTCTATGAg GGCTTCTATGATGTTCTTCGTCGGAACTCCCAACTTGCAAGTTCCGTCATGCAGACGCTGTTCTCACAG TTGAGGAAGTACTACGAACCCGAACAAGATCTTTTGCCCCCGGTGAAATTGCAGCCTTGCATCACAGCTAATGCAGAACAGATCCACCTTCAGGAGCCTCTG GCCCACCTGGTAGGCTGTACCGTGCAGTGTCTGTTGTGGCTTTTAAATATGAAGCGATCAGCCAAAATCAGATCCGACgacagtgatgatgatgatgatgatgacgaggaTGAGGGGTACCAGTCCGAGCTACAGACGATCCTAGACAGCATCACAAAACGCATGATCAAAAGTGAAATGGAGGACTTTGAACTG GACAAGTCAGCAGAATTCTCCACCGCATCCAGTGTTGGTGTGAAGAATAATATCTACGCTGGGCTCGTAATAGGACTCTATGAGGTCCTCTTGGAGTACAACTTTGTCAAAGGCAATTACAG TAAAAATGCCTTTGAGGAGCTGTTGGAGCTGTTTAACCGCTACAACAAGCTGTGTGAGATCCTGAGGGAGAAATCCGGGAAAGGTCGACAGCTGTCAAACAAGACTCCTAGAAGTTTGCTCTCGGTGCGCTTCATATCGACTCTGGTCACTGCGCTCTTTAG AGACAGCTCTCAGAGCAGAGAGGAGGCTCTCAACGTGCTGCGCTCCAGTGGAGAATTTGTACGTTATGCGCTTAGCGTGGCTGTGCAGAAGATCCAGCAGCTAGAAGATAGCGGAGTTACTGACGGCCCAGATGGCCAAAGTTCAAACTTGATGTTCCGCTTCCTGTGTGAAATGACAAG CGTGCTGATGTGGCGGTATACCAACGTTCCCAGCGCAGCGGAAGATgctgggaaaaaagaaaaacgatcCAGCCTGTCACAATTGAGCCTGGAAGGCCTTCTCGGGATATTCACTACCTGCCAGCAGCGCTACCCTGATAAGATGTCCAAACTTCTCTCATTCATTG ACAATTCGGAGGACATTGCTGAGTCAGAAGATTGCGAACAGATGACGTACTCTTACATTCGTCAATTTCAG AGAGCGCTGTTCGCCCAGTTGAgtggaggagaggaggaatTTAACAGCAAAGAAGCTCAGCTATTGGTTAACATTCTGAGCGTGCTTTCACTCCAGCTAAAGCCCTCCTCTCAGCAG TTTACTCAGATGATCACATGGACAGTGAAAATCTGCAAGGAGACCAGCGTTG AGGACTCTGCTTTGTCAAAGGGGCTGCTTTCACTTCTCTTCAGCCTGCATGTTCTTTTTAAGAGCCCTACCAGCTTGTTGCTCGAACTCTGTCAGGACATCCATAGCCACCTCGGAGATATTGATGAG GATGTTGAGGTAGAAAAGCAGTCCCACTTTGCTATTGTGAGCATGAAAACGGCATCGACAGCAGCA ATGCTGGTCCTGCCTCTAGTGGACAAGGTGCTAGATGAAGTGGACTGGCTAATTGGCAAAAGGAAAAACCAGTTGGCTACTGACAAATCAGATCCAG AAGCGGCCACGCAATCTGCAGGCCACCAGGATCCGGTTGAGAAAGCAGTGACACTGCAGCTTGGAACCCTTCTGACGGCATTAAACGAGTTGGTCCAGACCGCATTGCAGCTTGGAACCTGCACCATCACATTGCTCCGAGCGTTGAGTCGCACTTATACCATCCTCACCACGCTGGTTAAATAT TACATTCAATTTTGTGCCAGTCAGAGTGCTAGATTACCTTCAcgctttgaaaagctg gTCAAACTGTCTGGATCTCATCTGACTCCACAATGCTACTTTTTCATCACATATGTTCAG GGGGGAGATTCAAGTGTTGGAGGGGcagacaagaagaaaaagaagaacgaAGTGAACACTGCTGCCACTGTAAGGAATTTGTATTGA